A genomic window from Maridesulfovibrio sp. includes:
- a CDS encoding CdaR family protein, which yields MKIQHWKIAAMALMMALLTWYLVTGRDLVETWVEFPLEIVNPPQGMIIRDGMISKVAVRIRGPKGLIRNLDTKKIAYSLDTGHLVVGNNPLTIVPENLGLGSALEVVEINPSHINLVMDMFVKKQVRVIPAWEGELHRDYTLQKKLSDPEEVTLRGPASVLKKINQVKTQPIMLDTDSPDSWKGEVPLQLPVTVESNPGMVTVSLDFAVRTGKMWVKVPLYILGPEDIDFTASQNYVRLLIEGPKPFFRKNGFRDEITASIDLESTIPDGKNVVPFEVTLPKGCIVKKRKPEAITVTISRSVPEDN from the coding sequence ATGAAAATACAGCACTGGAAAATAGCGGCTATGGCCCTGATGATGGCCCTTTTGACCTGGTATCTAGTTACCGGGCGCGATCTGGTTGAGACATGGGTGGAATTTCCCCTGGAAATTGTCAACCCCCCGCAGGGGATGATTATCCGTGACGGCATGATCAGTAAAGTTGCCGTGCGTATACGCGGTCCAAAAGGGTTGATCCGTAATTTAGATACCAAGAAAATTGCATATTCACTTGATACAGGGCACCTAGTGGTGGGGAACAACCCCCTTACCATTGTACCGGAAAATTTAGGTCTGGGCAGTGCGTTGGAAGTTGTGGAGATAAACCCTTCGCACATCAATCTGGTCATGGATATGTTTGTTAAAAAACAGGTCCGGGTCATTCCAGCATGGGAAGGTGAGCTGCACCGTGACTATACCCTTCAGAAAAAATTAAGTGACCCGGAAGAGGTAACTCTGCGCGGACCTGCTTCGGTTCTTAAGAAAATTAATCAGGTCAAGACCCAGCCGATTATGCTGGATACCGATTCGCCTGATTCATGGAAAGGGGAAGTCCCCCTTCAGTTGCCGGTCACTGTTGAGTCCAATCCCGGTATGGTCACTGTCAGCCTGGATTTTGCGGTCCGTACCGGGAAAATGTGGGTGAAGGTTCCGCTTTATATTTTGGGCCCTGAGGATATTGACTTTACCGCCAGTCAGAATTACGTCAGGCTGCTTATAGAAGGGCCTAAGCCTTTTTTTAGAAAAAATGGATTCAGAGATGAGATTACTGCTTCGATTGATTTAGAATCGACTATTCCAGACGGGAAAAATGTCGTACCTTTTGAAGTCACGCTGCCCAAGGGCTGCATAGTCAAAAAGCGGAAACCTGAAGCAATAACCGTAACGATATCAAGGTCCGTGCCTGAAGATAATTAG